One Verrucomicrobiota bacterium DNA segment encodes these proteins:
- a CDS encoding NADH-quinone oxidoreductase subunit N encodes MTGDYIDTNTWSAILPEIILVVLALSLLLIDMFGGEKGKDLVGKVAVVGQLVLLGLGLTVLSDNLGILNQETFSGMLYHSEFGQVMRLFFLTSSILTSFLGSIFLRKHGLPGTEFYAILLLVTSAIMLLAQSNHFVMLFVALETVTIGFYVLVSYNRDRSNSLEAGLKYLIMGGFSTAILLMGIVLIYGIASTPGLAGMSGEALKFSDLQLFLGLNSDNLIVKTGVLMVFAGIAFKIGSVPFQIWIPDVYQGAPTPVTAALAVTSKAGGFAILIVLVTGPFKPMAQLLVPVLSVMAIATILFGNIAALTQRNVKRLIGLSGVSHAGYLLMGIVAMFTIPAAQNAVVFYLITYLLASYAVFGVMAHLSSKGKDDIQQLSDYQDLLEERPFLSGVLVLGLGSLAGIPPLAGFIGKLLLFYAAFQAGLYSLLGVAIVGVVISIYYYFGWIKEATFRFWKLPVLDGEEAEALRDWPDVSNLAKLTLGGLALLTLLLGFYQGPLSSLIGG; translated from the coding sequence ATGACTGGAGATTATATAGATACTAATACGTGGAGTGCTATTCTCCCGGAGATTATTTTAGTGGTACTGGCTTTATCTCTTTTGTTGATCGATATGTTCGGCGGCGAAAAAGGAAAAGACCTGGTCGGCAAAGTTGCGGTTGTTGGTCAGCTTGTATTGTTAGGCTTGGGATTGACGGTGTTGAGTGACAATCTGGGAATCCTCAATCAGGAAACATTTTCCGGAATGCTCTATCACTCGGAATTTGGCCAGGTGATGCGGCTGTTCTTTTTAACCAGTTCGATTCTCACCTCATTTCTCGGATCTATTTTTCTGAGAAAGCACGGGCTTCCTGGAACGGAGTTTTACGCCATCCTGCTATTGGTGACCTCCGCGATCATGCTGTTGGCTCAGAGTAATCATTTCGTCATGCTGTTTGTTGCGTTGGAAACTGTGACGATCGGTTTCTATGTTTTGGTGAGTTATAATCGCGATCGCTCCAATAGTTTGGAAGCGGGCTTGAAGTATTTGATTATGGGTGGATTCAGCACCGCGATACTCCTTATGGGTATTGTGCTGATTTATGGCATCGCCAGTACTCCGGGATTGGCTGGAATGTCTGGAGAAGCTTTGAAGTTTTCTGACCTCCAATTGTTTCTTGGACTCAATAGTGACAATCTAATTGTGAAGACCGGAGTGCTTATGGTTTTTGCCGGTATCGCATTCAAAATTGGATCCGTGCCGTTTCAGATTTGGATTCCCGATGTTTATCAAGGCGCACCCACCCCCGTAACTGCGGCCTTGGCCGTTACTTCGAAAGCCGGAGGATTTGCCATCCTTATCGTTTTGGTTACCGGACCGTTCAAGCCGATGGCTCAGTTATTGGTTCCTGTGCTTAGCGTCATGGCTATCGCCACCATACTTTTTGGAAATATCGCCGCGTTGACCCAGAGAAACGTGAAGCGACTCATCGGTTTATCGGGAGTTTCGCATGCGGGGTACTTGCTGATGGGAATTGTCGCAATGTTCACGATTCCGGCAGCTCAAAATGCTGTGGTGTTTTACCTTATCACCTACCTGTTGGCCTCCTACGCGGTATTTGGAGTAATGGCTCATCTTTCAAGTAAAGGAAAAGATGACATTCAACAGCTTAGTGACTACCAGGACCTGTTGGAAGAAAGACCTTTTCTTTCAGGCGTACTGGTGCTCGGGCTGGGTTCTCTGGCTGGTATTCCTCCGCTCGCGGGATTCATTGGGAAACTGCTCCTATTCTACGCAGCCTTCCAAGCTGGATTGTACAGTTTACTTGGAGTGGCAATTGTTGGTGTGGTAATTTCGATCTATTATTATTTTGGTTGGATTAAGGAAGCGACCTTCCGGTTTTGGAAACTACCCGTTTTGGATGGCGAGGAAGCTGAAGCTCTTCGCGATTGGCCGGATGTTTCCAATCTTGCCAAATTGACTTTGGGTGGGCTCGCACTACTAACCCTGTTGCTTGGATTTTACCAAGGTCCACTCAGCTCCTTAATCGGTGGTTGA
- the surE gene encoding 5'/3'-nucleotidase SurE translates to MTEPTFLVTNDDGIHVYFIHALVKALSNYGTTYVAAPADEQSWVGRKVSRTGEVKVWPYTGIEGIKGWQVEGTPSDAINIALSHLLPVKPDVVVSGINVGWNAMLPILYSSGTVAGALEGASWGLPGIALSIHLEGTDFDLVKNDSVNPSESIKNRIDIAAELGAKFASEKVGEVNKSNLVYNVNFPTHPKPDTPWILTQPGHIKLGALFRETEAGTFTFHYNEDTERTSPNGLPSDFEVFSQGNISLSKLNFNNLS, encoded by the coding sequence ATGACAGAACCCACATTTCTAGTAACTAATGACGATGGAATCCATGTCTATTTCATTCACGCATTGGTGAAAGCACTCTCCAATTATGGTACCACTTATGTTGCTGCCCCGGCAGATGAACAGAGTTGGGTCGGGAGGAAAGTATCGCGAACAGGAGAAGTAAAAGTTTGGCCTTATACTGGAATCGAAGGGATAAAAGGCTGGCAAGTAGAAGGTACTCCCAGTGACGCTATCAATATTGCACTGAGCCACCTACTTCCTGTTAAACCAGATGTGGTCGTGTCGGGTATCAATGTGGGATGGAATGCCATGTTACCCATCTTGTATAGCTCAGGAACAGTAGCTGGAGCTTTAGAAGGGGCAAGCTGGGGTTTGCCAGGCATCGCTCTATCAATCCATCTGGAGGGAACCGATTTCGATTTAGTTAAAAACGATTCCGTCAATCCGTCAGAATCGATTAAAAATCGAATCGATATTGCAGCGGAACTTGGAGCGAAATTTGCTTCCGAGAAAGTAGGTGAAGTTAATAAAAGTAACCTCGTTTATAATGTTAATTTTCCGACTCACCCCAAGCCCGATACACCTTGGATCCTGACGCAACCAGGACACATCAAACTAGGTGCCTTGTTCCGTGAAACGGAGGCAGGCACTTTCACTTTTCATTATAATGAAGACACTGAAAGAACCTCGCCCAATGGCCTTCCTTCAGATTTCGAAGTGTTCTCACAGGGTAACATTAGTCTGTCCAAGCTAAACTTTAACAACTTAAGTTAA
- a CDS encoding phage holin family protein, which produces MKINRRPLDFRILLKQWLLIAAGVAIASFLNDGIRFESISSLILAVLFISLFNVFLKPILVLFGLPFIMMTLGLGILLINAVIFALAGYLVPGFHVLGFGAAFWGAFVVSLTTMLVNILLSKPKITVQRTHTRAPRVAGGAKEYRGKLDDDVIDV; this is translated from the coding sequence ATGAAAATAAACAGAAGGCCGCTTGATTTCCGGATTTTATTGAAACAATGGCTTTTGATAGCTGCCGGTGTAGCAATTGCCTCATTTCTGAATGATGGAATTCGCTTCGAGTCTATCTCAAGTTTGATACTCGCAGTCCTTTTTATCTCACTCTTCAACGTGTTTCTTAAACCGATTCTCGTCCTATTTGGGTTACCCTTTATAATGATGACTTTGGGGCTCGGCATCCTGTTGATTAATGCCGTGATATTTGCGCTGGCCGGCTACCTTGTTCCTGGATTCCATGTCTTGGGATTCGGGGCTGCCTTCTGGGGTGCTTTTGTAGTAAGCCTGACGACTATGCTCGTAAATATTTTGTTGAGTAAGCCAAAAATCACTGTGCAGCGAACGCATACTCGTGCTCCAAGAGTTGCGGGAGGTGCTAAAGAATATCGTGGTAAACTGGACGACGACGTGATCGACGTTTGA
- a CDS encoding FAD-dependent thymidylate synthase, with the protein MNVTGIALVSPDAAKDNPKLTPELLASVLARYSRSNIGLEKILEKVDLNEADASIDRILKFVDYGHASIAGLTGGIAMAIDDVSMWLAYKLFEIAQMGDGQESSTRYISMDESSLLEPEDVGVPAGLAGEWKSIMLESFRAYQAEYDRLDVLATENPELIRYPENANPLVIKRIRKNYALDRARYFMPFACKTSMALVMSSRMWTEAIKHLESLPQIEAHACANAIREELTKFSPRLVKHSKSEYSYEAQARQEFDYSLKLGLETLSTDNLADEVWVKVDNEVPDFLPDTQSMKDALGHRANRYGRCGYSIRRMRVSFAWNNMAIAELRDLNRHRTGHRFTPMIQNGFYLPPEVDPAPHQELLIRQKALLKTLMELKSPAYVYGLLLGSQTPFEHSTHADKFVYEAELRTGMGAHFRYAEHLSKALHKFWELVPESKPFITEGTAEPE; encoded by the coding sequence ATGAATGTAACCGGAATCGCACTGGTCTCCCCCGACGCCGCCAAAGACAATCCCAAGTTAACACCAGAGCTACTTGCCTCCGTATTGGCGCGTTATTCGAGGTCAAATATTGGTTTGGAAAAAATCCTTGAAAAGGTTGATCTTAATGAAGCGGATGCATCGATCGACCGTATTTTGAAGTTCGTTGATTATGGTCACGCTTCTATTGCGGGCCTGACTGGTGGAATCGCTATGGCGATCGATGACGTGTCCATGTGGTTGGCTTATAAATTATTTGAAATCGCTCAGATGGGTGATGGGCAGGAATCCAGCACGCGGTACATCAGCATGGACGAGAGCAGCCTACTGGAGCCTGAAGATGTGGGTGTTCCAGCAGGCCTGGCTGGTGAATGGAAATCAATCATGCTCGAAAGCTTCCGGGCTTATCAGGCCGAGTACGATCGCTTGGATGTATTGGCGACTGAGAATCCCGAGTTAATCCGTTATCCGGAAAATGCGAATCCGCTTGTAATAAAACGAATTCGCAAGAACTACGCTCTCGATCGAGCTCGCTACTTTATGCCCTTTGCTTGCAAGACGAGTATGGCTCTGGTTATGAGTTCAAGAATGTGGACTGAAGCAATCAAGCACCTCGAATCGCTGCCTCAAATCGAAGCCCACGCTTGCGCTAATGCCATCCGGGAGGAGTTAACTAAATTTTCTCCAAGGTTGGTGAAACATAGTAAGTCGGAATATTCTTATGAGGCTCAAGCTCGCCAGGAATTTGATTACAGTTTGAAGTTGGGATTGGAAACGCTTTCGACAGACAATCTTGCTGACGAAGTTTGGGTGAAAGTTGATAACGAGGTTCCTGACTTTCTCCCCGATACCCAGTCGATGAAAGACGCTCTGGGGCACCGGGCGAATCGTTACGGTCGATGTGGTTATTCGATTCGCCGCATGCGCGTTTCATTTGCCTGGAATAACATGGCGATCGCCGAGTTACGTGATTTGAACCGTCACCGGACCGGTCATCGATTTACACCCATGATACAAAATGGTTTCTATTTACCGCCTGAAGTTGATCCTGCTCCGCATCAGGAACTGTTGATTCGTCAAAAAGCGTTATTGAAAACATTGATGGAATTAAAATCACCCGCTTATGTTTACGGTCTTCTCTTGGGGTCTCAGACGCCTTTCGAGCATAGCACTCATGCTGATAAATTTGTCTACGAAGCCGAACTCAGAACAGGAATGGGTGCGCACTTTCGTTATGCTGAACACCTAAGCAAGGCGCTGCATAAGTTTTGGGAATTGGTTCCCGAATCCAAACCGTTTATTACGGAGGGCACTGCTGAGCCTGAATAG
- a CDS encoding ComEC/Rec2 family competence protein yields MSVTSYRAPLLWLLIPMIGGYTMGHFLPPLPVLPTLLLAFICLAIAFWVSRKRANLGRQDYWAYFMILGVSVASLLYYQQNRQFPELWNHLPPREAFLELKVKQLYASNDPEIISGLATVIKTEAHLNPLLNYPIYFSANGEDHQIDRGDSLQLRGVLNYLPSKEDHSLFEQYLIGQSISLTLTRAYLTETPEKGNLFEQLIGSLRSKAINTLQIDLSDYPEELSIYRGMLLGIKGELSAENKEIFLKTGTLHLFAISGLHIGIIAITVASIFLVLRVPRRISVILGIGLVYLYVEITGASPSAVRAFAMTAFFWIGKSLIRQMPPFQALVASAVAVLIVSPTQLFSAGFQLSYTVVSGILLWGIPLYQSLRESWHARIPQKQVELSKGRAFLNKSLEIIGGTFCISLSATLASAPLSILYFGILAPFAVFLNMVLIPMASLVIIAGLFSIIGSLFFLPTVSGFLNHGPLLLIQIMDGLLGNASRLPNTFVNTTWATNSLGIATVILFLGSLLFVHSSSWRKRWKFAFPIVITVGMILVNSLIPHT; encoded by the coding sequence ATGTCCGTCACCTCCTATAGAGCTCCTCTCCTTTGGCTCCTAATACCAATGATCGGTGGCTATACCATGGGACATTTCCTACCACCTTTACCTGTACTACCCACCCTACTTTTAGCATTTATCTGCCTGGCCATTGCCTTCTGGGTAAGCCGAAAAAGAGCAAATTTGGGTAGACAGGATTATTGGGCGTATTTCATGATATTAGGAGTATCCGTCGCCTCACTACTTTATTATCAGCAGAACAGACAGTTTCCCGAGCTATGGAATCATTTACCACCGCGAGAAGCATTCCTTGAACTGAAAGTTAAGCAGCTATATGCCAGCAACGATCCTGAAATTATCAGTGGACTGGCTACTGTAATTAAAACCGAAGCACACCTTAATCCACTTTTAAACTATCCCATCTATTTTTCTGCCAATGGTGAAGACCACCAAATTGACCGAGGAGATAGCCTGCAGTTAAGAGGAGTCTTAAATTACCTTCCTTCAAAAGAGGATCATTCACTCTTTGAACAATACTTAATCGGACAATCAATTTCACTTACACTCACGAGGGCATACCTCACAGAAACTCCAGAGAAAGGAAATCTGTTCGAACAATTGATCGGAAGTTTAAGAAGCAAAGCCATAAACACCCTCCAGATTGATCTATCTGATTACCCTGAGGAGCTCTCCATTTATCGCGGAATGCTGCTGGGCATAAAAGGAGAACTCAGTGCGGAGAATAAAGAAATATTTCTTAAAACCGGCACCCTTCACCTTTTTGCTATTAGCGGATTACACATAGGAATAATTGCAATTACAGTAGCTAGTATCTTTCTCGTATTGAGAGTCCCAAGACGAATATCAGTTATCTTGGGCATTGGTCTCGTTTATCTTTATGTTGAAATCACGGGGGCAAGCCCATCAGCAGTTCGAGCTTTCGCCATGACTGCATTTTTCTGGATCGGGAAATCGCTAATCCGCCAAATGCCACCGTTTCAAGCGCTCGTGGCTTCTGCGGTAGCAGTCCTCATTGTCTCACCGACCCAACTGTTCTCAGCCGGATTTCAATTATCCTACACGGTTGTCTCTGGCATTTTGCTTTGGGGAATACCGCTCTACCAATCATTGCGCGAATCCTGGCATGCCAGGATTCCACAAAAACAGGTTGAATTATCTAAAGGCCGTGCGTTCTTAAACAAGTCCTTGGAAATCATTGGAGGTACCTTTTGTATCAGCCTTTCAGCAACCCTGGCAAGTGCCCCATTAAGTATTCTATATTTCGGAATCCTGGCCCCATTTGCAGTGTTTCTAAATATGGTCTTAATTCCCATGGCCTCATTAGTTATTATCGCAGGTTTGTTTTCTATCATCGGGAGCTTGTTCTTCTTACCTACTGTTTCAGGTTTTTTAAATCACGGACCATTGCTGTTGATCCAGATCATGGATGGATTGCTGGGGAACGCTTCCCGCTTGCCGAACACTTTTGTAAATACCACTTGGGCGACTAATAGCTTAGGTATAGCTACGGTCATACTTTTTCTGGGAAGTCTTTTGTTTGTTCATAGTTCAAGTTGGCGCAAACGATGGAAATTTGCCTTTCCGATTGTCATCACAGTTGGAATGATCTTAGTAAATAGCCTGATACCACACACATGA
- a CDS encoding glycosyltransferase, producing the protein MKISVIITAYGAPQVLKRVLTGYLNQKQQPHEIIIAEDAEALNLKEIVPSNLKRNQKFVHVTQPDSGYRRSLILNKAIVASEGDYLILTDSDCIPHKHFVKDHASYAKPNQYLLGARSYVKEEVLDDFNTTFFARLSQSLKGNLYPKKVAFRIPFVNWDSNTSALGANMSFWKNDLIEVNGFDNEFIGWGHEDMELLDRLKISGLTEKFLHQQCILYHLNHPILSKSNDLINTERWNESKAQGLKRSKNGLDQFLSSEKDSLIHQTFVH; encoded by the coding sequence ATGAAAATATCAGTGATTATTACTGCTTACGGAGCACCTCAAGTTTTGAAGCGCGTTTTGACGGGTTACCTGAATCAAAAACAGCAACCACATGAGATAATAATTGCCGAAGATGCTGAAGCATTAAACCTGAAAGAAATAGTTCCATCAAACCTCAAACGAAACCAGAAGTTTGTTCATGTTACTCAACCGGACTCCGGTTACCGTAGGTCTTTGATTTTAAATAAGGCGATTGTAGCGAGTGAAGGTGACTACCTTATTCTAACAGACTCAGATTGTATTCCTCATAAACACTTCGTCAAAGACCATGCCAGCTACGCAAAGCCCAATCAATATCTCCTCGGGGCAAGATCGTATGTGAAAGAAGAAGTGCTTGATGATTTTAACACCACATTTTTTGCCCGCCTTTCACAGTCACTTAAAGGAAACCTTTACCCGAAGAAAGTTGCGTTCAGAATACCCTTTGTAAATTGGGACTCCAATACATCCGCATTGGGTGCCAACATGTCGTTTTGGAAAAACGACCTGATCGAGGTGAATGGATTTGATAATGAATTCATAGGTTGGGGCCATGAAGATATGGAATTACTGGACCGACTTAAGATCTCAGGGCTCACCGAAAAGTTTCTTCATCAACAATGTATTCTTTATCACCTGAATCATCCCATTCTTTCGAAGAGCAACGATTTGATCAATACAGAGCGATGGAATGAATCGAAAGCTCAAGGACTCAAAAGGTCAAAAAATGGATTGGATCAGTTTTTATCCAGTGAAAAAGATTCACTTATTCACCAGACCTTTGTGCATTGA
- a CDS encoding endonuclease/exonuclease/phosphatase family protein translates to MGSFRLLQFNMQFGQLWDSSDPDNSPVDIEATARLLNLYDGDIVILQEVEQALPGGVQKQPPDNFTYLQSKLEGYHSAFAYPPEDARELPFGIGLGIFSKYPIMNTRTINLPGAPVIFEFDGKNTTPTDRVLLVADIEIEGRIVTFLNTHLQAYFMINASSDDYPEQRNIVLKEAMAIEGPMVLAGDFNSVASEGLVAHYENAGLHTVQKDTVTWKRMPHVLDHIFYNDELILKGGTVDEVTASDHHMLVAEFKY, encoded by the coding sequence ATGGGTTCGTTTCGGCTACTACAGTTCAATATGCAGTTTGGTCAATTGTGGGATTCCTCTGATCCTGACAATTCCCCCGTCGACATCGAAGCAACCGCTCGTTTGTTGAATCTTTATGACGGAGATATTGTGATCCTTCAGGAAGTCGAACAGGCCCTGCCAGGTGGTGTGCAAAAGCAACCTCCGGATAATTTCACTTATCTTCAAAGTAAATTGGAAGGATATCATAGTGCTTTTGCATATCCTCCTGAAGATGCGCGTGAATTACCATTTGGGATTGGGTTAGGCATTTTTTCAAAGTATCCGATTATGAATACTCGAACGATCAACCTGCCAGGTGCCCCGGTTATTTTTGAGTTTGATGGTAAGAATACTACTCCAACTGATAGAGTGTTACTTGTTGCAGATATTGAGATTGAAGGTCGAATTGTGACATTTCTCAATACCCATTTGCAGGCCTATTTTATGATCAACGCTTCAAGCGATGATTATCCAGAGCAACGAAATATTGTATTGAAAGAAGCTATGGCGATTGAAGGTCCTATGGTGCTGGCCGGCGATTTCAATTCGGTAGCCAGCGAAGGACTAGTCGCCCACTATGAAAATGCGGGATTGCACACTGTGCAAAAAGATACGGTCACCTGGAAACGTATGCCCCATGTACTCGACCATATCTTTTATAATGACGAATTGATCCTTAAGGGTGGAACAGTCGACGAAGTAACCGCTTCAGATCATCACATGTTGGTGGCGGAATTCAAATATTAG
- the lpdA gene encoding dihydrolipoyl dehydrogenase, with product MEEVTSEYDLVVIGGGPAGYAGAIRAGQLGKKVACVEMERPGGTCLNWGCIPSKALLKSAELYQKMLHASDFGLSAESVGFDFEKIVSRSRKVAEQMATGIEFLFKKNKVDHFRGTGQVNVPGMVEIKDGPDKGKFLKAKNILLATGCKMRPFPGLKLDGERVMTSREALAQKKQPGSILIIGAGAIGVEFAYFYNALGTEVTLVEVLDQVLPVEDEEVAKLLGRSFKKQGVSVHLGTKVDNVKVTKTGVTADLVKGDKITPIKVDAVLSAIGVVPNLEGALSSKIKLNQDRGYLTVNDRYATNVEGIYAAGDIIGPPWLAHVATYEAIQAVNGMFGAGEPKRVGLFPGCTYCLPQVASIGKTEQALKAEGVAYKIGKFPFAASGKAVASNASEGFVKVLSSETDGEILGVHIIGADATELIAEYALAMELEATPSEIQETIHAHPTLSEALMEAAAATHNEAIHI from the coding sequence ATGGAAGAAGTAACAAGTGAATACGATTTAGTAGTTATCGGAGGTGGCCCTGCAGGTTATGCAGGCGCCATTCGTGCTGGCCAGCTGGGTAAAAAAGTTGCCTGTGTTGAAATGGAGCGACCAGGTGGCACATGCTTGAATTGGGGATGTATCCCATCCAAAGCGTTGTTGAAAAGCGCTGAACTCTACCAAAAAATGCTCCATGCTTCCGACTTTGGATTGAGTGCTGAATCAGTAGGATTTGATTTCGAGAAAATTGTCTCACGATCGCGCAAAGTAGCTGAACAGATGGCGACGGGTATCGAGTTTCTCTTCAAGAAAAACAAAGTAGATCACTTTCGTGGAACCGGTCAGGTTAACGTGCCTGGTATGGTGGAAATCAAAGACGGCCCTGATAAAGGAAAATTTCTTAAGGCTAAAAATATATTACTGGCGACCGGTTGCAAAATGCGTCCTTTCCCTGGCTTGAAGCTCGATGGTGAGCGTGTGATGACTTCACGCGAGGCTCTCGCACAAAAGAAGCAACCGGGAAGTATTTTAATAATTGGGGCAGGAGCCATCGGGGTTGAGTTCGCCTATTTCTACAACGCTTTGGGGACAGAGGTCACCTTGGTGGAAGTTCTCGACCAGGTGCTTCCAGTAGAAGATGAAGAAGTGGCGAAGCTGCTTGGACGCTCTTTTAAGAAACAAGGCGTGAGTGTTCATCTCGGAACCAAAGTCGATAATGTAAAAGTGACTAAAACCGGGGTGACTGCCGATTTGGTAAAAGGAGACAAGATCACTCCAATTAAAGTAGATGCCGTTTTATCCGCTATTGGAGTTGTTCCAAACTTGGAAGGTGCACTTTCCTCAAAAATCAAGCTCAATCAAGATCGCGGGTATTTGACAGTTAATGATCGTTACGCAACCAACGTAGAAGGCATCTATGCCGCGGGTGATATTATTGGTCCGCCTTGGTTGGCGCACGTAGCAACTTACGAAGCCATTCAAGCGGTTAATGGTATGTTTGGGGCTGGAGAACCTAAACGAGTTGGATTATTTCCCGGTTGTACCTATTGTTTACCTCAAGTTGCGAGTATAGGGAAAACAGAACAAGCACTCAAAGCCGAAGGCGTCGCTTACAAGATTGGCAAGTTTCCATTCGCTGCTTCTGGCAAGGCGGTAGCTTCAAATGCCTCGGAAGGTTTTGTAAAAGTGTTATCCTCTGAAACGGATGGTGAAATTCTTGGCGTTCACATTATTGGAGCGGATGCTACCGAACTGATTGCGGAGTATGCGCTCGCGATGGAACTGGAGGCTACTCCATCGGAAATCCAGGAGACGATCCATGCTCATCCTACCTTAAGTGAAGCTTTGATGGAAGCCGCAGCTGCTACGCATAATGAAGCGATCCACATCTAG
- a CDS encoding replication-associated recombination protein A, translating into MADSFQASFFETGSKSQVDHAFKPLAARMRPRLLGEIIGQQHLLKDGALLPKLIQSDRFGSLLFWGPPGCGKTTFARVIAQETQSHFIQINAVLSNAAELKQILLSARSNPSARTVLFIDELHRFNKAQQDLLLPDVEEGNIRLIGATTHNPGFYIIPPLVSRSHLFKLEPLTKEEVALALERALKDDERGLGERRVKADYELLLSLAKLCDGDLRRALNALEVLVESVEQGHVLSSEDLEAFASERQIRYDADEDEHYNTASAFIKSMRGGDPDAALYWMAKMLAGGEDPRFIARRLVILASEDVGLADPMALPLAVAAKEACEFVGQPECELNLAHAVIYLATAPKSNSATTALGNVKKEIKDNPLQSVPIWLQDSHSKVSKSMGQGAGYQYSHDFPEAVSGQDYMENPKQFYTAGESGREKFILERLRYWRELKEQLKTQTQ; encoded by the coding sequence ATGGCAGATTCCTTTCAGGCTTCCTTCTTTGAGACCGGCTCAAAAAGTCAGGTCGACCATGCCTTTAAACCGCTGGCTGCGCGGATGCGGCCTCGATTGTTGGGAGAAATTATTGGTCAACAGCATCTATTAAAGGATGGTGCCCTGCTGCCCAAGCTCATTCAATCGGACCGGTTTGGCAGTTTACTCTTCTGGGGTCCTCCGGGTTGTGGAAAAACCACATTTGCACGTGTGATCGCTCAGGAAACTCAAAGCCATTTCATCCAGATCAACGCTGTTCTATCAAATGCTGCGGAATTAAAGCAAATTCTGTTATCAGCGCGCAGTAATCCCTCGGCTCGAACGGTCCTCTTTATTGATGAACTCCATCGGTTTAACAAAGCGCAACAGGATCTGCTCTTACCGGATGTTGAGGAGGGAAATATCCGACTGATAGGTGCAACGACCCATAATCCAGGATTCTACATTATTCCCCCGCTGGTTAGCCGGAGTCATCTTTTTAAATTAGAGCCTTTGACCAAAGAGGAGGTGGCTTTGGCTTTGGAACGTGCGCTGAAAGATGATGAAAGGGGATTGGGCGAAAGACGCGTTAAAGCCGATTACGAGTTGCTTCTCTCGCTCGCCAAATTGTGCGACGGCGACTTACGACGAGCTTTGAATGCGCTTGAGGTCCTTGTTGAAAGTGTTGAACAGGGGCATGTGCTTTCTTCGGAGGATCTAGAGGCTTTCGCCAGCGAAAGACAGATTCGTTATGACGCAGATGAAGACGAACATTACAATACGGCATCAGCGTTTATCAAAAGTATGCGAGGTGGAGATCCTGATGCGGCTCTTTACTGGATGGCAAAAATGTTAGCAGGGGGGGAGGATCCACGATTCATTGCACGGAGATTGGTTATTCTGGCTAGTGAAGACGTGGGTTTGGCCGATCCGATGGCGTTGCCTCTGGCAGTTGCCGCCAAAGAAGCCTGCGAGTTTGTCGGTCAGCCGGAATGCGAACTCAATTTAGCCCATGCCGTAATCTACCTGGCTACTGCTCCGAAAAGTAATTCTGCAACGACCGCACTTGGTAATGTAAAAAAAGAAATAAAAGACAATCCGCTTCAGAGTGTTCCGATCTGGTTGCAAGATAGTCATAGCAAGGTCTCCAAGAGCATGGGGCAGGGAGCAGGATACCAGTATAGCCACGATTTTCCTGAAGCGGTTTCAGGGCAGGACTATATGGAGAATCCCAAACAATTTTATACAGCCGGTGAATCAGGTCGTGAAAAATTTATATTAGAACGACTTCGCTATTGGAGGGAACTGAAAGAGCAGCTAAAGACTCAAACTCAATAG